TTTGATAAATCCTACTTCGAAGCATAATTAAATATGAAAGTATGCTTCAAACTCCAATTTTACTGGAATCCAAATCCTTACTTAAACATACACTAGTGCTGCATTCACACTAGATTGTTTAATATCAGATGATACATATGACATTCTCTAACACAATATCGTCATTTGAAGAAAAACCAGGAGTATGGCATCAAGGATAATATATACAATATTATAGCTactttgtggcttgtgagaaacaTGAGTTCATTTGGCAAATAGCCTTTAATGTTTCTGAGTAGTCAAGGCATCAAACAATTTTTCAGTGAATTCAATCCAACACCAAATCTCATCTTTCCTTGCAATTCCAATTATCAGtttttaacaaaaaggaaataTTCTTAAGTTAGAAAGGGAGAGCACAACAATAGGTTTAAGGTATCATTTTCATGTATTAGGTATTATGCATATAGCTTTTAGTTTTTCATAATACAAGATGAACTAGAACAATGAAATAAAAAGGGTTGGAGAACATTGCTTACTAATTTTTCCTTGTTTCTAGGTACTGACAGTTGTCTTCATGTGCTTCCTCAAGGTCATGATAGTTCACTAGGGAGTGTTAGTAGGGTCTCCCTGTACATGCCAAAATACTTAGAAACAACTTCGTTCTCTTGTACATATGTGTGATCCTCCAGTAGTTCTCCGTTATCATCAAATTTCTCAAATCTTTTACTACTATCTGATCCAAAAACACCACCACCTACAGTGAAGCATATTGGTATAAAGTCATACTCAGGCAGAACAAAAGATCTAGTCCAAGAAGACTGCACTCTATACTCTTTCATGACCCATATCTCAGTCATTTCATGGTCATCACCAACATCATTACAACACAAACCAAGACATCCTCCCAGTACCGTCAAATGATAATTTTCAAGTGTTGTCAATTCTTGTGCCAAATCAGGTGTCAGAGGAATCTCCGATAAACTCCTCTCAACCAAATCAAAGGCAATGATTACATGAAGCCCTATAGCCTTGGATTTGACCAACCAATGCAGGGACTGATTCAAGAACAAACCAGATGCTGACTGACGTCCGAGCTCCACATATTCAAGCTCTTCGCCATAAATGAAGGAGGGGACATTGGTTTTAAGAGACAAAACCTCAATCCGAGGCCGCGAAAATGTAGTCACTTTAGGTCCACCATATGTCATACAAACAATAAGGTCGTCATCTCCATGCTCAATTGCTTGAGGTTCATGTCTACCAAATCGTATCAAAACAAGAAAATAGTCATCGTTGGACTGATCATATCCAAAACCATACAGAAAACCAGACACAAAACAACCGACATAACGAGGAATTCCTTGGCGGACACGGGTTGATGATGGGTGATACCATGAGTCCCAGTCATCATAGCCATAGGTTGCTTGAATTTCTCTGTGGAAACCATTTGAAGGGTTCCACAAAATGAGATCACCTTCTGACCGACCCATCGTTTTTGTCAACAGAATAAAACCTCTGCAAGAACCTAAAGTTAGAAAAAATGGAGCATTGTAGGGTGGGAATTTGAGGTTTACCACAGCAGAATCGTCGCGAAGCGATGCTTCAAAATCCAATGATTGAATTTCAGAACCACCATTGATTCTTTTGAGAAGAAGACGGTGAGTGGGTGCAGCAGCTAGATCAAAATGTGATTTTGCGAATTGGGTGTTTGAAATCAGAGACAGCCACAACTTACACACCGATTTGAAGCGGAGGAGAGATCGAACAGGTAACCTCACCAGAATAAGTGGAATCAAATCCTCAGGGAGAGCGACGATGTTCTGGTTCTCTTTGTCGTTGATCCTCATCTTCTTGTTCTTATGATCAGAAGAAAGATCGGTTATTTCAGGAATCAACTCGATGAGGTTGAGGTTgggtttcttcttctccttctctgttTCCTTCTTCTCCATGCTGATACAAAGCTTCAGTAGAGCAAAGAGAGAGGGAGTGAGAGGGTGTTCTAGAGGTCTCTGTTCTGTTGTCACTCCTCACAAATATATTATCATATATTTATAGGATAAGCAGACATCGTAGAATAGGTTGGATAGTAGTAATCTTATCATATTGTAATATTTTGTTTGTTGCGTCATCATGATAAGATAATAATATCATATTCCTTATCTTAACATGTCTATCATCTGTAAAAGTTATCATGATAAAAGAGTCAGATAAAAATTATCCAGACAATATAGAATatcagtttttttatttatttattaccataactcaaaattaatttcaaCCTTTATATtagtaaatataattttttgattttaataaaattttaattttattgctCATCAATTACTAGTAGTTATtgttaagttaaaattatttagttactaataaatttaattaaaaaataacctAATTTATAAATGGTGAAAATATTGTATTTactcatataaaataattaaattttcattATGACTTACTACTACttagttaatattatttttcGTTATTTATATTATAGTAAAATTACACAAAATCATTCTTCACTAATAATAAAATATGCTactcacatatatatatatatatatatatgtaaattttAATCGTAAATATAGACGAATTTATATTATCATatgatattatttaaaattatttctctacttatataatt
This is a stretch of genomic DNA from Lotus japonicus ecotype B-129 chromosome 1, LjGifu_v1.2. It encodes these proteins:
- the LOC130716585 gene encoding F-box/kelch-repeat protein At3g23880-like gives rise to the protein MEKKETEKEKKKPNLNLIELIPEITDLSSDHKNKKMRINDKENQNIVALPEDLIPLILVRLPVRSLLRFKSVCKLWLSLISNTQFAKSHFDLAAAPTHRLLLKRINGGSEIQSLDFEASLRDDSAVVNLKFPPYNAPFFLTLGSCRGFILLTKTMGRSEGDLILWNPSNGFHREIQATYGYDDWDSWYHPSSTRVRQGIPRYVGCFVSGFLYGFGYDQSNDDYFLVLIRFGRHEPQAIEHGDDDLIVCMTYGGPKVTTFSRPRIEVLSLKTNVPSFIYGEELEYVELGRQSASGLFLNQSLHWLVKSKAIGLHVIIAFDLVERSLSEIPLTPDLAQELTTLENYHLTVLGGCLGLCCNDVGDDHEMTEIWVMKEYRVQSSWTRSFVLPEYDFIPICFTVGGGVFGSDSSKRFEKFDDNGELLEDHTYVQENEVVSKYFGMYRETLLTLPSELS